CATGTCCACCCGCACTGTGTGATTGTGATCCAGCACCACTCGCACTATGTCCACCGTGCTCACCATGATTCGATTGTCCCTGGCTGGAACTACCCGCACCACTTGACGTGCCAATGTGGCCCTGCTGAGGATGCTGTTCGGTGTGTGCCGATCCCGAACCTCCAGTTCCAATCAAACCGTGTTCTGGCTGCTGATGGCCGGATGATTGTGAACTTGCTCCTGCACTGCTACCAGATCCTCCGGCTCCGTTATGCCCACCGCTAAACGAACTGCTACCGGCAAAGGACTGTGATCCAGTAGATGGGAATGCACCGGCGGGCCCGAAGTTAAAAGCTCCCATATTCGGGAACCCTGTAAACTGTGGGAAACCCATACCAGTGCCAACGCCAGGCTGAGgttgaaagaaaggaaagcctGCTCCCGGAAATCCGGCACCAACTCCTTGTCCAACTCCTTGTCCACCAAAGCCCATTCCATTGAAACCAGGAAACCCGAAACCCGCTCCTTGAGATCCGGTACCACTCGCCCCAGCGGACGATCCTTGGGTTTGTGGTAATGGAGAGCTGGCGGTGGGCTGGGCGACCAATAAGCCCACCAGCAAAGCACTTGCTAGCGCGTAATACATTCTCCCTACTAACTGAACCAACTTGCAAGCGAAGAAAATTCAACTGTTGACCATAGGACGCGCATAGGTTTGAAGAAGGTTCACAACTTACCACAAACTGTGATTGTGTACGGCAGTtggggttttatttgttttcctatgccaaatGATTCCATTTATCAGTGAGGATTCTGGTTTTTACGACGGAATGACCTACCTGATAACGCTACACGTAAACATTCCCAACTTTGCGTCCGCATGATAAGCCGTAGTGCAGCTCTCATAACAGTGTCTTAGTGGCTGCTCTTCGTAAGACTGATTGGAAACGGAAATGTGCCTTTAGTATTGCTCATTAAACCTTTACAGGGTAGCAATAATTAGCAGACATTGCTATACCGTTTAATGATTTCGTTCCAAGGTGCGATCGTAATTACTACTTAGAATCTGCAAATAAGGAAAATCGATCCAACCATTCACCAACCCAGGATCAACCTTTTCTCCAATTTTTAAGTTAATGTCGTTAACAAATATATTGTGTTGCAGTTTTTTCcattgttatttatttcgtaATCCTATTTTTATTAGCAGTGCTAATGTTCATAAATACATAATTATCAACCGAAAGAAATCGGCCAGCTTAATCCTTCCATACCCAAGCCTCGCTTGCAGTCTTCTTCACCGATCCGTCCTGCGATTCGTCCGCGCTCACACGCACCCCGAATCCCTCACCGTCCCGGCTGTGTCCGTGCTGATACTCCTGATGATGTCCACCCGGTCCGTGCTGATGACCTCCCGAACCATGCTGGTAACCGTGATGATCTTTCGCCACACTCGACTGCGACTGTGATTGAGCGCCGGCCGAGCTGGAGGATCCGTGGGCCGGTCCGTGACCATGTCCGTGGTGTGCGTCTTGCACAGACTGTGAAACGGACTGTGCGCCAGCATTGCTACCCGATGTCAGATGACCGTGTCCATGTCCCTGATCCGAAGAAGCCGACTGTGATTGAGCTCCAGCCGAGCTGCCAACCGCTCCATGAAGTCCGTGATGGTCCTGACCGGCCGAGTGCGATTGTGCGTTTGCTCCAGCACCGCTTTGAAGATCCTTTCCATGATCGTGACCGTGAACGTCGTGGCTGCCAGAATGCGATTGAGCGCCGGATGAGGATCCTTGATGGCCGTGATGATCGTGCGAAATTGACTGTGCGCCAGCGGCACTTCCACTCTCACTTCCATGATGTCCATGACCACCCTTGCTGAACGATTGCGATCCAGCCGAGCTTCCCGAGCTCGATCCACCATGTCCTATACTGTGACTACCGGACTGTGCCTGTGACTGAGAACCGGTCACCTTTCCACCGTGGCTCGACGAGAACGAGCTGGAGAACGATGAGCTTCCCGAACTGCTGCCCGGAGCAGGGAATGGGAATCCTTTGCCAAACACATCCGGACTCCATCCACCGGCAGTGTGACCCGGTCCCGCTACAAGCGGTTGCGAGAACTGTGGCTGACCGAATCCTCCCTGGAAGCCGGGCAGTGCCGGAAAACCACCAAAGCCTGCAGACTGTGAGTTACTGATGGCCGAGCTACCACTACTGCTACCACTTCCATGCTGATGACCCAGGTCCGTGGGGTAACCGTTTGCGACTAGCGCACTGACGGTGAGCAGCAACGCAAATTGCTTCTGCATGATCGAGCAAACTGATTATCGATCGTGGAtcggtttgtttacaaatattAGCCGGAGTTTGTGTGTACCCGAGAAAGCAGAACTACTTGATTGAACGATAGTAACTTGACTGACTAGCTACCCTGATGTATGTTCTATGTTTATATAGGCCCTCGACAATCGCTTCCCGTACCTGCATGCAAACAGCTGATAGACACTCGCATTATCGTGCCGTCCGCGGTACTTTCGTCTCGTGGTCCACTGCCAGCCAACTCTGGCAGTGGAATTCCCGTCGCATTTTGGATGCATTTCAGCTGGAACACAGGGAAAACCCTCCGAAGCGTACGCACCGGACTGACTTGATGTACGATGATCGCTCTCGACGATCGTCTATCGGCTGAGGGAAACTTGTTTTCACCCTGGCGAGCCCAACTATTGTCACCCGAAGTTCAACGGTGCGTAGAGGAACCGGTTCCTTCGCTAGTTGATGACCTGGAGACAACACCGGAGGTCGGAAGCGATCGGTGGCGATGGCCCTGTCCCTGAAACTGTATCTATTTTGCTGAATTCTGCTGACTCCAAGCAAGGGACGAATTTGATTTGATCAATGTCGATAGAATTTGTGAATTTATTGATGCTTTAACACTGATATTAGTATCAGATGCCTGTAAAGAAGCCCGGAATCAATGGATGATTGGATCGATGTCAACCATACCAGAATAACCGGTTGCCGATATTGATCGCTTGAATTGCTATTAATAAAACTGATCAATTAGCACTTGAAGACAATGTGCAGACAGCTCTGAGATGTGATGTGATATGTGCTTAACATTGTGTTTATAAGTTTAATTGAGTAATTACGATatttatttgataattatttcatttgctcaaaatcaaatcaaaaattcttctGGAGTCTGGAGCCGACTAGCTACACCACTTGCTGATGACGGAGTGTTTGGGGATTTATTTTGACCTCGCCTCGATTGGTATTCTGAGCGCCACCGCCATAAGACACGAAAAAGACTTCAGGCTGAACGACACTAAACGTTGGTGGTAGCTCTCGTGCTTGATTTGTTTGCAGTTCATTTGCTGGAAGTGTAAGaggaaaagtttaattaaaaatgaatgctATTGAACACTTGGACAGCCACAGTTCCGGATTATAAACGCGTGGATGATATCCATTAGCCGACGCAAAGACGCGATCCAACTACGTACCGCGACGTACTCGATGGGGAATCCCAGCAGTGACCAGGGCAAACACATTAACCAGaaccatcagcaacagcagaagagTCGAATCGGATCGTTTAAATTGCATCTTGCAAATGTGATACGTTATTTACCGGCTGGCGAAGATCCTCGCGGTGCTGTGTCAATACGAAGGTCGCTCAGATACTAAACCCAGAACATGACAGTCCACACACCGAAAGCTCTTACCGAGATTCGTTCATACaagtttgctttgttttgttgctggacTGCTAGGCGTTTTGAGTTAATTTGCATTCTTCACAATGAAGACATCGTATGCCAAAAACAGGTTATTGTGAAATTCTAATTTACACTGCAGAATGAGCATTTTTCTTGAGCGTAGTAAATCATGTGACGGATACCGATAGCCCAGTATGCTCTGAATACTCTTCGGTAGGACTTTGACTTCCGGATTACTATTTTCAAATGGTCTAACATAATTCTTAGGTTCGTGGAACACTTCGATTAGTACTGGTTTCCAGTGGATTTAACTATGAAAGAAACTGATTAGAGATATTATTAGTTTTTGGCATTGAACTCGAGGTACGATCCTCACCTCGGACAACAACCTTAGCTGCAAAGTATGCAGGACTATACTAACTTAATCGATCATCAACTGTTAAGAATCGCAGTCCCTATTGGATAAGAATTGTGGGCTATTCTGGCGGAGAACGGCAATTCGAGTGATGTGTGCAGATATCCAGAAGGTGGTGAAAGATGCTGTACTAATGCTCTAATTCGTAGTTCCTAGTTAATGACCCTTTCTATATGAGACATAGAGGAGCTTAGCGATCTCATTGGCTGGAGGAAGTAGAGGCTGCCTAAGATTGTAGGAATTAATGTAGCTTCGGGCCAATTTTCCTCGAAGCGTATTAACCTTCAACTTTAAATAGGCTTCTTCATCCTCTTGGTTTAACGGCCTACTAGGTCATGGCGGCCAtttaatggtttactagattAGCTGATAtcaagtagttggatattcagtcctcactacggtggaacGGTACGGATGGGAAATGCATTCTGGTCCTGCAAAGTGAATACTGGAACCATTATCGCCTCTACCAACTGGCCGCCCTTGAATAGTACATGAAGAAttatctcagtaatttcaaagcattatatctttttaaataattatgtgAATGAACCACCCACTGTTATTGAGAAGTGCTTGTATAGCATCTAACTTGCTTTCTAcagatatttttaattttaaatacaagTGAAAAACGTTCAATTTCATATGAAAAATAACGACCATAAATACTATGTacttagttttaaaattttaaaataaaagcatagtAATCTACCACTGTGCTCAGAGCTCTGAGCCGAGCCGCCATGGGAGCTGTCAAATGCAACATGCCGCAGCTGACAGACGaatgtcaataaaaaaaatcaacgaaaagaaaacagaaaaaaaagtaaatgtaaataattcgCTCGTACCTCAGTTCCAGCTTACAAATTCCAAGTATTTCTAGGCCAATCGGTGCAACTGTGGAGAAAATTTAGCACGGTACGGTTTTAAATGTTGTGTAcgtgtagtgtagtgtagtATTTGTAGTGCGTTTGCTTACGAATTGTTCCAAGCTGTTCTTTCCAGCCACGTTCTGGAAGTGCCGGGTAGGCGGGATTTCCTTCGTAATGAGACACAATGCGAAAGTGccttgaaatgaaattttagtCAATACTTGTAGGAATGTTTTGGAAAACGATTACCAAATAGTAATCGCGCATTGGATAGCGATGACATCAATCATAGCATAGCATTCGCACTCTCTGCGGCAAGGCTTTCTGATTGAGTTCATAACGTTATCAAGGCCGTTGCATCAGTATTGTGGCATGAAATTAACAGTGACATCATGTTTAGAATGATTTAACTAAATCGATGGTACCGTATGCAACATAAGACGCCAATGACTTGCAGATTCGAGTTCGGGAATCGCGAACCACATGATAGAGATCAACATGTTCCAGAACATCCCTTCCTGCTACGAAGAAATGTATCTCACCGCCAGCTACGTGCTGGTGACGTAAGGTTGTGTAAATTCATTCCCGATTTAGTTCTTTCCCTTCTAGCAAAAGTGGAATAGCACACTTTGATAGGggtagaagaagaataaaatgagCTCTGTAAGCACAAATCCAAAGTGTTCAGCTCTCTGTCCACCGATATTGTTTATCTGGCAAATATTGATGTGGTATGCCCTGTGAAAAAAGGTTCAAACTCTGCACCCCAA
This genomic window from Anopheles maculipalpis chromosome 2RL, idAnoMacuDA_375_x, whole genome shotgun sequence contains:
- the LOC126559559 gene encoding keratin, type I cytoskeletal 9-like; its protein translation is MYYALASALLVGLLVAQPTASSPLPQTQGSSAGASGTGSQGAGFGFPGFNGMGFGGQGVGQGVGAGFPGAGFPFFQPQPGVGTGMGFPQFTGFPNMGAFNFGPAGAFPSTGSQSFAGSSSFSGGHNGAGGSGSSAGASSQSSGHQQPEHGLIGTGGSGSAHTEQHPQQGHIGTSSGAGSSSQGQSNHGEHGGHSASGAGSQSHSAGGHVPGGFTGSSSGAQSGGSSFGPDGRHTEINFGNGPGDSFGVRISTDESADGTVKKTETSSWVWNK
- the LOC126558451 gene encoding hornerin-like: MQKQFALLLTVSALVANGYPTDLGHQHGSGSSSGSSAISNSQSAGFGGFPALPGFQGGFGQPQFSQPLVAGPGHTAGGWSPDVFGKGFPFPAPGSSSGSSSFSSSFSSSHGGKVTGSQSQAQSGSHSIGHGGSSSGSSAGSQSFSKGGHGHHGSESGSAAGAQSISHDHHGHQGSSSGAQSHSGSHDVHGHDHGKDLQSGAGANAQSHSAGQDHHGLHGAVGSSAGAQSQSASSDQGHGHGHLTSGSNAGAQSVSQSVQDAHHGHGHGPAHGSSSSAGAQSQSQSSVAKDHHGYQHGSGGHQHGPGGHHQEYQHGHSRDGEGFGVRVSADESQDGSVKKTASEAWVWKD